A window from Bombus fervidus isolate BK054 chromosome 12, iyBomFerv1, whole genome shotgun sequence encodes these proteins:
- the Asta-r1 gene encoding allatostatin A receptor 1: MFQEMETLDRIARNFSNSSYNETQKLFDDFEYNFDRHQVERIVVVVVPIFFGMIGILGLVGNSLVVIVVAANPGMRSTTNILIINLAVADLLFVIFCIPFTATDFVLPYWPFGNFWCKMVQYLIIVTAYASVYTLVLMSLDRYLAVVHPISSMSWRTENHAIVAICIAWAMIFAISTPAFIVHGEDMDDLSSENLTACRILPQYSWPLFQLSFFLMSYLLPLTLICFFYICMLIRLWRTDRVSAESRRGRKRVTRLVFVVVGVFAFCWCPIQVILVTKALDVYRLTSATIMVQIASHILAYTNSCVNPILYAFLSDSFRKAFRKIIYCRPRPDQTRQLGPLTKTTRAASTGDIL, encoded by the exons ttcgATCGACATCAAGTGGAGAGAATAGTAGTAGTTGTGGTGCCGATATTTTTTGGTATGATTGGTATCCTTGGACTCGTTGGGAACTCTTTGGTCGTTATCGTGGTTGCCGCAAATCCTGGAATGAGATCGACCACGAATATCCTAATTATCAATCTAGCCGTGGCGGATCTATTGTTCGTCATTTTTTGTATACCATTTACCGCGACCGATTTTGTGCTACCCTACTGGCCCTTCGGCAACTTCTGGTGCAAGATGGTTCAATATCTCATCATCGTCACTGCCTACGCCAGTGTTTACACCTTAGTCCTCATGAGCCTCGATAG ATACTTGGCAGTGGTTCATCCCATTTCTTCCATGTCATGGAGGACCGAAAACCACGCAATCGTCGCCATCTGTATCGCCTGGGCGATGATTTTTGCAATATCTACTCCTGCATTCATCGTCCACGGCGAG GACATGGATGACTTGTCGTCGGAGAACCTGACGGCTTGTCGAATCCTACCGCAATATAGTTGGCCGTTATTCCAGTTGTCGTTCTTCCTGATGAGCTATCTGCTGCCACTGACGCTGATATGTTTCTTTTACATTTGCATGCTCATCAGACTCTGGCGCACTGATCGCGTCAGTGCCGAAAGTCGACGCGGAAGAAAGCGAGTTACGAGGCTAGTCTTCGTCGTCGTTGGCGTTTTCGCCTTTTGTTGGTGTCCTATACAG gTAATCCTAGTGACAAAAGCATTGGATGTGTACCGATTGACATCAGCGACAATAATGGTGCAAATAGCGAGTCATATTCTGGCGTATACGAACAGCTGCGTCAATCCTATTCTTTACGCTTTCCTCAGTGACAGCTTTCGGAAAgcttttcgaaaaattatttactgcAGACCTCGACCAGATCAAACCAGACAACTGGGACCATTGACGAAGACTACGAGAGCTGCCAGTACTGGTGACATCCTTTAG